The Microbacter sp. GSS18 genome has a segment encoding these proteins:
- a CDS encoding NADP-dependent oxidoreductase, which translates to MRFRPLRTSRNTPDPTVPVGDPPESMKAVVFDGPGAPEVLHTASVPVPTPVLSEVLVRVVGAGVNPIDAKTRAGRGLSGAVSDFPTVPGFDFSGVVVASPYEAHPFPPGTEVYGMAAYPRSGGSYAEYVVAPTLSVARKPAALSHVEAAGVPLAALTAWGLVVETARAHEGQRILIHAGSGGVGHFAVQFAAYFGAHVTATASGRNASWLREIGANVVIDYTSTRFDDVLSGMDVVIDLVGNAVDDTGTRSLSVLRPGGMYVLVPTGSWPGYAEAADAAGVRATSFKVTPDGNALATIGRLLDSGAVQVYIDQVLELSDAAKAHAAVEDGHTRGKIVLRVSDD; encoded by the coding sequence ATGAGATTCCGGCCGCTGCGGACATCCCGGAACACCCCTGATCCCACCGTTCCGGTCGGCGATCCCCCCGAGTCGATGAAGGCAGTCGTCTTCGATGGGCCCGGTGCTCCCGAGGTGCTGCACACCGCATCCGTCCCCGTCCCCACGCCCGTGCTGAGCGAGGTGCTCGTGCGCGTCGTGGGCGCGGGGGTCAACCCCATCGACGCCAAGACGCGTGCCGGCCGGGGGCTCTCGGGGGCGGTCTCGGACTTCCCGACCGTTCCCGGCTTCGACTTCAGCGGTGTCGTCGTGGCATCGCCGTACGAGGCGCATCCGTTCCCTCCCGGCACCGAGGTCTACGGCATGGCGGCATATCCGCGCTCGGGCGGCTCGTACGCCGAGTACGTCGTCGCCCCGACGCTGTCGGTGGCGCGCAAGCCCGCGGCGCTGTCGCACGTCGAGGCCGCCGGCGTCCCCCTCGCAGCTCTGACCGCGTGGGGGCTCGTCGTCGAGACCGCACGCGCCCACGAGGGTCAGCGCATCCTGATCCATGCCGGCAGCGGCGGCGTCGGCCACTTCGCCGTGCAGTTCGCCGCCTACTTCGGCGCGCACGTGACGGCGACCGCGTCGGGCCGCAACGCGTCGTGGCTGCGCGAGATCGGCGCGAACGTCGTCATCGACTACACCTCGACCCGGTTCGACGACGTGCTCTCGGGCATGGACGTCGTGATCGATCTGGTCGGCAACGCCGTCGACGACACCGGCACGCGGTCGCTGAGCGTGCTGCGCCCCGGCGGGATGTACGTGCTCGTCCCGACCGGCTCGTGGCCCGGCTACGCCGAAGCAGCGGATGCCGCCGGCGTGCGCGCGACGTCGTTCAAGGTCACCCCCGACGGCAACGCGCTGGCCACGATCGGCCGGCTCCTGGATTCGGGTGCCGTGCAGGTCTACATCGATCAGGTGCTGGAACTGTCGGATGCCGCGAAGGCGCACGCCGCGGTGGAGGACGGCCACACGCGCGGCAAGATCGTGCTGCGCGTCAGCGACGACTGA
- a CDS encoding MarR family transcriptional regulator, translated as MSDETLDARTAAVRALEAEFGSLMRTFRRIIAESADRFSPGMLPGVYKVFTVIARRESVTLSALADALEADKGQTSRAVRELEELGLVQRTPDPDDRRSHLISPTPEGLERFATARAPQHSRHLAKLADWSVEDIEELTHLLQAFAAGEAP; from the coding sequence ATGTCGGACGAGACGCTCGACGCGCGCACGGCCGCCGTGCGCGCGCTCGAGGCGGAGTTCGGCTCGCTCATGCGCACGTTCCGGCGCATCATCGCCGAGAGCGCCGACCGGTTCAGCCCCGGCATGCTGCCGGGCGTCTACAAGGTCTTCACCGTCATCGCCCGCCGCGAGAGCGTCACCCTCTCGGCTCTGGCCGACGCCCTCGAGGCCGACAAGGGCCAGACCAGCCGCGCCGTGCGCGAGCTGGAGGAGCTCGGGCTGGTGCAGCGCACCCCGGATCCCGATGACCGACGATCCCACCTGATCTCGCCGACGCCCGAGGGTCTCGAGCGCTTCGCGACGGCACGGGCGCCGCAGCACAGCCGGCATCTCGCGAAGCTCGCCGACTGGTCCGTCGAGGACATCGAGGAGCTGACGCACCTGCTGCAGGCCTTCGCCGCCGGCGAAGCTCCGTGA
- a CDS encoding MDR family MFS transporter, which produces MSATAADKPAAATEPAPSRRAVLPALSGLLLGMFVSMLASTVVSTSLPVIIHDLEGDQAAFTWVVTATLLTTAISTPIWGKLADLFDRKLLFQLAIAIFVLASATAGFAQDPGMLITSRAVQGLGAGGLAALSQVLMADIISPRERGRYMGLFGAVMALATIGGPLLGGVITDAWGWRWNFFVALPVAVAALIIVQKTLHVPRHSRKVSIDYVGIVLLSAAVSLLLIWVTNAGTDYDWWSLTTLLMVGGAILATALFIVVELRVREPLVPLSLFRNRTFTLAVLASIATGIAMFGASVFLSQYMQLARGATPTEAGVMTIPMIAGLLVASITIGALITRFGHWKPYLIAGAIMLVAGASLLSTIEYDTNFALVSVYMALLGAGVGSTMQNLVLIVQNTTQPSEIGAASSGVTFFRSLGGTIGVSLMGAALASRVTDLLGERAGELSAAIAGLGDQGAAVAEGLQSETLPAVSAMPEAVRVIFEDVYAQGISHSFLIAVPFAVVSLIAIVFLPNEPLTRMTTSERINAAEADLATVSTSEGMQTLGATDSIRIRGAERRAAEAGRHGEDRD; this is translated from the coding sequence ATGTCAGCCACCGCCGCCGACAAGCCCGCCGCAGCCACGGAACCCGCCCCGTCGAGGCGCGCGGTCCTCCCCGCCCTCTCCGGCCTGCTCCTGGGCATGTTCGTGTCGATGCTCGCATCCACCGTCGTCTCGACGTCGCTGCCCGTCATCATCCACGACCTCGAGGGCGACCAGGCCGCCTTCACGTGGGTCGTGACGGCGACCCTGCTCACCACCGCGATCTCGACCCCCATCTGGGGCAAGCTCGCCGACCTGTTCGACCGCAAGCTGCTGTTCCAGCTCGCGATCGCGATCTTCGTGCTCGCGTCGGCCACGGCCGGGTTCGCACAGGATCCGGGGATGCTGATCACCTCGCGCGCCGTCCAGGGCCTCGGCGCCGGCGGCCTCGCCGCCCTCAGCCAGGTGCTGATGGCCGACATCATCAGCCCACGCGAACGCGGTCGCTACATGGGCCTCTTCGGCGCCGTGATGGCCCTCGCGACCATCGGCGGGCCGCTGCTCGGCGGCGTCATCACGGACGCGTGGGGCTGGCGCTGGAACTTCTTCGTCGCGCTTCCGGTCGCCGTCGCGGCGCTCATCATCGTGCAGAAGACGCTCCACGTGCCGCGGCACTCGCGCAAGGTGTCGATCGACTACGTCGGCATCGTGCTCCTGTCGGCCGCGGTCTCGCTGCTGCTGATCTGGGTGACGAACGCGGGAACGGACTACGACTGGTGGAGCCTCACGACGCTGCTGATGGTCGGCGGTGCGATCCTCGCCACGGCGCTGTTCATCGTCGTCGAGCTGCGGGTCCGCGAGCCCCTGGTGCCGCTGTCGCTGTTCCGCAACCGCACCTTCACCCTCGCCGTGCTCGCCTCCATCGCCACGGGCATCGCGATGTTCGGCGCGTCGGTCTTCCTCAGCCAGTACATGCAGCTCGCGCGCGGCGCGACCCCCACCGAGGCGGGCGTCATGACGATCCCGATGATCGCGGGGCTCCTCGTCGCTTCGATCACGATCGGGGCGCTGATCACCCGGTTCGGCCACTGGAAGCCGTATCTCATCGCCGGCGCGATCATGCTGGTCGCGGGGGCTTCGCTGCTGTCGACGATCGAATACGACACCAACTTCGCGCTCGTCTCGGTGTACATGGCGCTGCTGGGCGCCGGGGTGGGCTCCACGATGCAGAATCTCGTGCTGATCGTGCAGAACACCACGCAGCCCTCCGAGATCGGCGCGGCGAGCTCGGGCGTGACGTTCTTCCGCAGCCTGGGCGGCACGATCGGCGTCTCGCTGATGGGCGCCGCGCTCGCGTCGCGCGTGACCGACCTGCTCGGAGAGCGCGCGGGCGAACTGTCGGCGGCGATCGCCGGTCTCGGCGACCAGGGCGCGGCCGTCGCCGAGGGACTGCAGTCGGAGACGCTCCCCGCGGTCTCCGCGATGCCCGAGGCTGTCCGCGTGATCTTCGAGGACGTCTACGCGCAGGGCATCTCGCACTCGTTCCTGATCGCCGTGCCGTTCGCGGTGGTGAGCCTGATCGCGATCGTGTTCCTCCCCAACGAGCCGCTCACCCGCATGACGACCTCGGAGCGGATCAACGCCGCCGAAGCGGACCTGGCCACGGTCTCGACGAGCGAGGGGATGCAGACGCTCGGCGCGACCGATTCGATCCGGATCCGGGGCGCGGAGCGCCGCGCCGCCGAGGCAGGACGACACGGTGAAGACCGCGACTAG
- a CDS encoding YqaJ viral recombinase family protein — MTPELAARIVADSRDRVAWVRARSRGITATDVATLTSERAIARAADSKLMGSGFSGNAYTAHGRAREPEIAAWVAATHGIQPSSALFHAVVEKRHLATPDGIAVDGDGRVVLAEIKTTNKAWRSIPRSYLRQVWWQQHVLGAERTLVAWEQHDDFVPVGDEPRCAWVERDEAEIGKLVTLATSLIDELYRRTTGRDVPARLTERMRQTAEQPRQAYRALALAD, encoded by the coding sequence GTGACCCCGGAGCTCGCCGCGCGCATCGTCGCGGACTCGCGCGACCGCGTGGCGTGGGTGCGGGCCCGCTCGCGCGGGATCACCGCCACGGATGTCGCGACGCTCACCTCCGAGCGCGCGATCGCGCGCGCCGCGGACTCCAAGCTCATGGGCTCGGGCTTCTCGGGCAACGCGTACACCGCCCACGGGCGTGCCCGCGAGCCCGAGATCGCCGCGTGGGTCGCTGCGACGCACGGCATCCAGCCCTCGTCGGCCCTATTCCACGCCGTCGTCGAGAAGCGACACCTGGCAACACCCGACGGCATCGCCGTCGACGGCGACGGGCGGGTCGTTCTGGCCGAGATCAAGACGACGAACAAGGCGTGGCGCTCGATTCCCCGGTCCTATCTGCGCCAGGTGTGGTGGCAGCAGCACGTCCTCGGCGCCGAGCGGACGCTCGTCGCGTGGGAGCAGCACGACGACTTCGTGCCGGTCGGCGACGAGCCCCGCTGCGCATGGGTCGAGCGCGACGAGGCCGAGATCGGGAAGCTCGTGACGCTGGCCACGTCGCTCATCGACGAGCTGTACCGGCGCACGACCGGACGCGATGTCCCTGCGCGGCTCACCGAGCGGATGCGGCAGACCGCCGAGCAGCCACGGCAGGCGTACCGGGCCCTCGCACTGGCCGACTGA
- the rplJ gene encoding 50S ribosomal protein L10: MAQKEASVAELTKNFEDSTAVLLTEYRGLTVAELKELRNSIRQDAEYAVVKNTLTKIAANNAGVTGLDDDLKGPSAVAFVHGDPVAVAKGLRAFAKAHPLLVIKGGYFDGNPLTADEVNKLADLESREVLLAKLAGAMKASMTKAAFVFNALPSKAVRTVDALREKQESAA, encoded by the coding sequence ATGGCGCAGAAGGAAGCATCGGTCGCCGAGCTCACGAAGAATTTCGAGGACTCGACCGCCGTTCTGCTCACCGAGTACCGCGGTCTGACGGTTGCCGAGCTCAAGGAGCTCCGCAACAGCATCCGTCAGGACGCGGAGTACGCCGTGGTGAAGAACACGCTGACCAAGATCGCCGCGAACAACGCGGGGGTCACGGGACTGGACGACGACCTCAAGGGTCCGTCGGCCGTCGCGTTCGTGCACGGTGACCCGGTCGCCGTCGCGAAGGGTCTGCGTGCCTTCGCCAAGGCACACCCTCTTCTCGTGATCAAGGGCGGTTACTTCGACGGCAACCCCCTGACCGCGGACGAGGTCAACAAGCTCGCCGACCTCGAGAGCCGTGAAGTCCTGCTGGCGAAGCTCGCCGGTGCGATGAAGGCCTCGATGACCAAGGCGGCATTCGTCTTCAACGCGCTCCCGTCGAAGGCCGTTCGCACGGTCGACGCGCTGCGCGAGAAGCAGGAGTCCGCGGCCTGA
- the rplL gene encoding 50S ribosomal protein L7/L12 → MAKLSTEELLDAFKELTLIELSEFVKAFEETFDVTAAAPVAVAAAGAPAGGAGEAAAEEEKDSFDVVLEAAGDKKIQVIKVVRELTSLGLGEAKAVVDGAPKPVLEGANKDDAEKAKAKLEEAGATVTLK, encoded by the coding sequence ATGGCAAAGCTCAGCACTGAGGAGCTGCTCGACGCGTTCAAGGAGCTCACGCTCATCGAGCTCAGCGAGTTCGTCAAGGCGTTCGAGGAGACCTTCGACGTCACCGCCGCCGCCCCGGTCGCCGTTGCCGCTGCGGGCGCCCCCGCCGGTGGTGCCGGTGAGGCCGCCGCCGAGGAGGAGAAGGACTCGTTCGACGTCGTCCTCGAGGCCGCCGGCGACAAGAAGATCCAGGTCATCAAGGTCGTCCGCGAGCTCACCTCGCTCGGCCTCGGCGAGGCCAAGGCCGTCGTCGACGGTGCCCCGAAGCCCGTGCTCGAGGGCGCGAACAAGGACGACGCCGAGAAGGCGAAGGCCAAGCTCGAGGAGGCTGGCGCGACGGTTACCCTCAAGTAA
- a CDS encoding LacI family DNA-binding transcriptional regulator: protein MSGIEDVARQAGVSKSTASRALSGSGYVSAETRRRVREAAEAIGYVPSTSAVSLATGRTRNIGVVMPYLNRWFFAEVLEGIQEALLERGLDLTLYDAKPGTPGRARIFEDFLARKRFDGLIAVGLEPDDHELERLVRMGRPVVSVVGAGGSHSIVAIDDDYAARRATEHLLGLGHTDIAFLGGGRPDRHWAQVDRTRLNGYYAAMAEAGLGDATRHIESAVTLPGGYAAAVDALADPRSRPSAIVGACDEVAIGAIIAARRLGVQVPSQLSVIGIDDHEFAEMFSLTTLRQIPRDQGAHAVALLIRHIEDPDLEAEQVHLQARMVMRSSTASPSSRVAASVADMRHG, encoded by the coding sequence GTGAGCGGGATCGAAGACGTCGCCCGGCAGGCCGGTGTGTCGAAATCGACCGCCAGCCGTGCCCTCAGCGGTTCGGGCTATGTCTCCGCCGAGACGCGGCGACGCGTGCGCGAGGCCGCCGAGGCCATCGGCTATGTCCCGTCCACGAGCGCCGTGAGCCTCGCGACGGGCCGCACGCGCAACATCGGCGTCGTGATGCCGTACCTCAACCGGTGGTTCTTCGCCGAAGTGCTCGAGGGGATCCAAGAGGCGCTGCTCGAGCGCGGGCTCGATCTGACGCTGTACGACGCGAAGCCCGGAACGCCGGGACGGGCGCGCATCTTCGAGGACTTCCTGGCGCGCAAGCGCTTCGACGGCCTGATCGCCGTCGGGCTCGAACCTGACGACCACGAGCTGGAGCGGCTGGTGCGCATGGGCCGACCGGTCGTCAGCGTCGTCGGCGCCGGCGGCTCGCACAGCATCGTCGCGATCGACGACGACTACGCCGCCCGGCGGGCGACCGAGCATCTGCTCGGCCTCGGGCACACCGACATCGCGTTCCTCGGTGGGGGTCGCCCCGACCGCCACTGGGCGCAGGTGGACCGCACGCGGCTCAACGGCTACTACGCGGCGATGGCCGAGGCCGGCCTCGGCGACGCCACTCGGCACATCGAGTCGGCCGTGACGCTGCCGGGCGGATACGCCGCCGCGGTGGACGCGCTCGCCGACCCCCGCTCGCGTCCGAGCGCCATCGTCGGCGCGTGCGACGAGGTGGCGATCGGCGCCATCATCGCGGCGCGGCGCCTGGGGGTGCAGGTTCCCAGCCAGCTCAGCGTGATCGGCATCGACGACCATGAGTTCGCCGAGATGTTCTCGCTCACGACACTGCGGCAGATTCCGCGCGATCAGGGCGCCCACGCGGTCGCATTGCTCATCCGCCATATCGAGGATCCCGACCTCGAGGCCGAGCAGGTGCATCTGCAGGCGCGCATGGTGATGCGCTCCTCGACGGCATCCCCGTCCTCGCGCGTCGCCGCATCCGTGGCCGACATGCGCCACGGCTGA
- a CDS encoding ABC transporter substrate-binding protein — MGMTQRGRLVVPLAGLGILGIALAACSGGGSDGGDSGGSGETVTIMGAFTDAQADAFQADLDAWGETSGITVTYDGNTDFQTAVVARATAGNPPDIAIYPQPGVLKSQTATLFPLEELGIDVDSIIADEANGLGTIAQVDGQTFGLPYSINVKSLVWYNPSAFDAAGLEIPTTDAELTALQQTIMDDDLGYPWCVGIESGAATGWGATDWLEEYVLRYGGLDEYNAWIAGDVLFTSDLVTQAGDKVADEILADGKVNGGGQAIATTSFQTAGNQLWAEGKDNGQCFMMRQGSFIADFFPDDIKAQIADGDLSNIDFFQLPSPEGTDTAMLGGGDLVGAFTNSEATKAVVEYITGPEFGTNGYASQSIFLSPHNDFDTSNYTTEFQKKSQALLAESTVFGFDASDQMPGEIGAGTEWTELTSWFAGQKTMEQAFQTIDDAWPR; from the coding sequence ATGGGCATGACGCAGCGAGGGCGCCTCGTCGTCCCGCTCGCCGGTCTCGGCATCCTGGGCATCGCGCTGGCCGCGTGCTCGGGCGGAGGCAGCGACGGCGGCGACAGCGGAGGCAGCGGCGAGACCGTCACCATCATGGGTGCTTTCACCGACGCGCAGGCCGACGCCTTCCAGGCCGATCTCGACGCGTGGGGCGAGACGAGCGGCATCACCGTCACGTACGACGGCAACACCGACTTCCAGACCGCCGTGGTCGCCCGAGCCACCGCCGGCAACCCGCCCGACATCGCGATCTACCCGCAGCCGGGCGTTCTCAAGAGCCAGACGGCGACCCTGTTCCCGCTCGAGGAGCTGGGCATCGACGTGGATTCGATCATCGCCGACGAGGCCAACGGGCTCGGCACGATCGCACAGGTCGACGGGCAGACGTTCGGCCTCCCGTACTCGATCAACGTCAAGTCGCTGGTCTGGTACAACCCGTCGGCGTTCGACGCCGCGGGTCTGGAGATCCCGACGACGGATGCCGAGCTCACCGCTCTGCAGCAGACGATCATGGACGACGACCTCGGCTACCCGTGGTGCGTCGGCATCGAATCGGGCGCCGCGACCGGGTGGGGAGCCACCGACTGGCTCGAGGAGTACGTCCTGCGCTACGGCGGACTCGACGAGTACAACGCGTGGATCGCCGGTGACGTCCTGTTCACCAGCGACCTCGTGACCCAGGCCGGTGACAAGGTGGCCGACGAAATTCTCGCCGACGGCAAGGTCAACGGCGGCGGCCAGGCTATCGCCACGACCTCGTTCCAGACGGCGGGCAACCAGCTGTGGGCCGAGGGCAAGGACAACGGCCAGTGCTTCATGATGCGTCAGGGTTCGTTCATCGCGGACTTCTTCCCCGACGACATCAAGGCCCAGATCGCCGACGGCGACCTGTCCAACATCGACTTCTTCCAGCTGCCCTCGCCCGAGGGCACGGACACGGCGATGCTCGGCGGCGGCGACCTCGTGGGAGCCTTCACCAACAGCGAGGCCACGAAGGCGGTCGTGGAGTACATCACCGGACCGGAGTTCGGCACCAACGGCTACGCCAGCCAGTCGATCTTCCTGTCGCCGCACAACGACTTCGACACGTCGAACTACACGACCGAGTTCCAGAAGAAGTCGCAGGCGCTCCTGGCCGAGTCCACTGTGTTCGGCTTCGACGCCTCGGACCAGATGCCGGGTGAGATCGGCGCCGGCACCGAGTGGACGGAGCTGACGAGCTGGTTCGCGGGTCAGAAGACGATGGAACAGGCGTTCCAGACGATCGACGACGCGTGGCCGCGGTGA
- a CDS encoding sugar ABC transporter permease: MPILSAIISVIIGVGVSLLIFWAANWLIERTGDKWKARLLPYVFLGPVIILVAIFLLYPAIRTLIDSFMQQSQRRGESASFVGFDNYIDLFTDPNFLGILLNNVLWVIVVPTGAVLIGLLVAILTDRLGKRRETTFKSMIFLPMAISGVAAAVTWRFIYFYAPPGNPQIYSLNAFWTAVTGQDPVPWLTIDTARLNSFLIMFIVVWLQTGFAMVLLSAAIKGVPEETIEAARLDGATERKLFLSVIIPQIRGTILAVFITILIVVMKLFDIVYAMTGGQYNTSVLAVEFYAQLFSFQNPGKAAAVVMVLMIAIAPLIVYQVRSYKAQEELR, translated from the coding sequence ATGCCCATTCTGAGTGCGATCATCTCGGTGATCATCGGCGTAGGAGTGTCCCTCCTCATCTTCTGGGCCGCCAACTGGCTCATCGAACGGACGGGCGACAAGTGGAAGGCGAGGCTGCTGCCGTACGTCTTCCTCGGCCCCGTGATCATCCTGGTCGCGATCTTCCTGCTGTATCCGGCCATCCGCACCCTCATCGACAGCTTCATGCAGCAGAGCCAGCGGCGCGGCGAGAGCGCCAGCTTCGTGGGCTTCGATAACTACATCGACCTGTTCACGGATCCGAACTTCCTCGGCATCCTGCTCAACAACGTCCTGTGGGTCATCGTGGTGCCCACCGGTGCCGTGCTCATCGGCCTGCTGGTGGCGATCCTGACCGACCGCCTCGGCAAGCGCCGCGAGACGACGTTCAAGTCGATGATCTTCCTGCCGATGGCCATCAGCGGGGTCGCGGCAGCCGTCACGTGGCGGTTCATCTACTTCTACGCGCCGCCGGGCAACCCGCAGATCTACTCGCTGAACGCGTTCTGGACGGCGGTGACGGGGCAGGACCCGGTGCCGTGGCTCACGATCGACACGGCGCGGCTGAACTCGTTCCTGATCATGTTCATCGTGGTCTGGCTGCAGACCGGCTTCGCCATGGTGCTGCTGTCGGCGGCCATCAAGGGCGTGCCGGAGGAGACGATCGAGGCGGCCCGGCTCGACGGTGCCACGGAGCGCAAGCTCTTCCTCTCGGTGATCATTCCGCAGATCCGCGGCACGATCCTCGCGGTGTTCATCACGATCCTGATCGTGGTGATGAAGCTGTTCGACATCGTGTACGCCATGACGGGCGGCCAGTACAACACGAGCGTGCTGGCGGTGGAGTTCTACGCCCAGCTGTTCAGCTTCCAGAACCCGGGCAAGGCGGCAGCCGTGGTCATGGTCCTCATGATCGCCATCGCGCCGCTCATCGTCTACCAAGTCCGCAGCTACAAGGCTCAGGAGGAACTCCGATGA
- a CDS encoding carbohydrate ABC transporter permease — protein MSSTEIPTPLVDADAGTREIVTGNKKPRTGDKPKPRILLTILMGIIAVAWLFPLLGLLITSFRSKADVDATGWWTVFLNPFGTDWTMENFALAWDALDVGQTFWNSVAVTVPATVLPILVAAMAAYSFAFLQFRGKEIYFAIVLGLMIVPVQIAIIPVLQLFVWFGNTTGIQIIGQYPAAYIVHSTFALPLAIYILRNYMQTLPTSLIEAARVDGASHFQIFWRLIVPMSVPALASFAIFQFLWVWNDFLVAYIFIQSGPNAVMTQGLYTLMGQYGQGWQRVAAGSFITLVVPLVIFFALQRFFVRGMTAGSVK, from the coding sequence ATGAGCAGCACCGAGATTCCGACGCCGCTCGTCGACGCCGACGCCGGCACGCGCGAGATCGTCACCGGCAACAAGAAGCCCCGCACCGGCGACAAGCCCAAGCCCCGCATCCTCCTGACGATCCTCATGGGGATCATCGCCGTCGCGTGGCTGTTCCCCCTGCTGGGCCTGCTCATCACGAGCTTCCGCAGCAAGGCGGACGTCGACGCGACAGGCTGGTGGACGGTTTTCCTGAACCCCTTCGGCACCGACTGGACGATGGAGAACTTCGCCCTGGCGTGGGACGCCCTCGACGTCGGTCAGACGTTCTGGAACTCCGTCGCGGTGACGGTGCCGGCCACCGTGCTGCCGATCCTCGTGGCGGCGATGGCCGCGTACTCGTTCGCGTTCCTGCAGTTCCGCGGCAAGGAGATCTACTTCGCCATCGTGCTCGGTCTCATGATCGTGCCGGTGCAGATCGCGATCATCCCGGTGCTCCAGCTGTTCGTGTGGTTCGGCAACACCACCGGCATCCAGATCATCGGGCAGTACCCGGCGGCGTACATCGTCCACTCGACGTTCGCGCTGCCGCTGGCGATCTACATCCTGCGCAACTACATGCAGACGCTGCCGACCTCGCTCATCGAGGCGGCGCGCGTCGACGGCGCGAGCCACTTCCAGATCTTCTGGCGGCTCATCGTGCCGATGTCGGTGCCGGCGCTGGCGTCGTTCGCGATCTTCCAGTTCCTGTGGGTGTGGAACGACTTCCTCGTGGCGTACATCTTCATCCAATCGGGGCCCAACGCCGTGATGACCCAGGGGCTGTACACCCTCATGGGGCAGTACGGACAGGGCTGGCAGAGGGTCGCCGCAGGCTCGTTCATCACCCTGGTGGTGCCGCTGGTGATCTTCTTCGCACTGCAGCGGTTCTTCGTGCGAGGGATGACGGCAGGTTCGGTCAAGTAG